In Cicer arietinum cultivar CDC Frontier isolate Library 1 chromosome 7, Cicar.CDCFrontier_v2.0, whole genome shotgun sequence, a single window of DNA contains:
- the LOC101496637 gene encoding probable pectate lyase 18, translating into MTTTTTTSLSFLFFLFSLITPFSLISSSPLPNPHLVSQQVTRKINESIARRNLGYLSCGSGNPIDDCWRCDPNWEKNRQRLADCAIGFGKNAIGGKNGKIYVVTDSKDDDPVNPKPGTLRYAVIQDEPLWIIFERDMVIQLKEELIMNSFKTIDGRGASVHIANGPCITIQYVTNVIIHGINIHDCKQGGNAMVRDSPRHYGWRTVSDGDGVSIFGGSHVWVDHCSLSNCNDGLIDAIHGSTAITISNNYMTHHDKVMLLGHSDTYTQDKNMQVTIAFNHFGEGLVQRMPRCRHGYFHVVNNDYTHWEMYAIGGSANPTINSQGNRFVAPNDRFSKEVTKHEDAAENEWKGWNWRTEGDLMVNGAFFTSSGAGGSSSSYARASSLSARPSSLVGTITTTAGALNCRKGSRC; encoded by the exons atgacaacaacaacaaccacttCACTCTCTTTCCTTTTCTTCCTCTTCTCTCTCATCACCCCATTTTCCCTCATTTCCTCTTCACCCCTTCCCAACCCTCATTTGGTTTCTCAACAAGTCACCAG GAAAATCAATGAGTCTATAGCTAGGAGAAATTTGGGGTACCTATCATGTGGGAGTGGAAACCCAATTGATGATTGTTGGAGATGTGACCCAAACTGGGAAAAAAACAGACAAAGACTAGCAGATTGTGCAATTGGTTTCGGTAAAAACGCAATTGGTGGTAAAAACGGTAAAATTTACGTGGTAACAGATTCAAAAGATGATGATCCAGTGAACCCAAAACCAGGTACACTCCGTTACGCCGTGATTCAAGATGAACCGTTATGGATAATATTCGAAAGAGACATGGTGATTCAACTAAAAGAAGAGTTAATAATGAATTCATTCAAAACCATTGATGGAAGAGGTGCTAGTGTTCACATTGCTAATGGTCCTTGCATTACTATTCAATATGTCACTAATGTTATTATTCATGGTATAAATATACATGATTGTAAACAAGGTGGGAATGCTATGGTGAGGGACTCCCCACGGCATTATGGGTGGAGAACTGTATCGGACGGTGATGGTGTTTCCATCTTTGGTGGAAGTCATGTTTGGGTGGATCATTGTTCATTGTCTAATTGTAATGATGGTTTGATTGATGCTATACATGGGTCCACTGCAATTACTATATCCAACAATTACATGACACACCATGATAAAGTTATGCTTTTGGGTCATAGTGACACGTATACTCAAGACAAGAACATGCAAGTCACCATTGCTTTTAACCACTTTGGTGAAGGCCTTGTTCAAAGGATGCCAAG GTGTAGGCATGGATATTTTCATGTGGTGAACAATGACTATACTCACTGGGAAATGTATGCTATTGGAGGTAGTGCCAACCCAACCATCAATAGCCAAGGTAACAGATTTGTTGCTCCCAATGACAGATTCAGCAAAGAG GTGACAAAGCACGAGGATGCAGCAGAAAATGAATGGAAAGGATGGAATTGGAGAACAGAAGGGGACTTAATGGTAAATGGTGCATTTTTTACATCATCAGGAGCAGGAGGATCATCATCAAGTTATGCAAGAGCATCAAGTTTAAGTGCAAGACCATCTTCTTTAGTTGGTACGATAACGACTACTGCTGGTGCACTTAACTGTAGGAAGGGTTCACGTTGCTGA
- the LOC101496307 gene encoding protein STICHEL-like 2, producing MDGRRHSVDVPISKTLVALRRVRSLRDPSTNGISKLSPLIDNGCWENGISLRFLNAPYECDFDDNNGYLRSKGLDFKEHRGHATTKFEMNCHMMNYCEEHQQDDGNKSPKESCCSNHEAKGLDLVSINPSSNHLKDEESCYLSTALSSQFRRIDHSKSNRKLLRKNRVKPSELTGDNASCIRSPCISVDNALSPHSVSTHTPQDVDVDVLVDYHGCGISCCWSKSPRFRDSNHYSEMEGLPLMLQHANETDFLEHKSMIHIGGEISPTLETPRSLSMKFRPKSFDDLIGQNVVGKSLLSAICRGRIPSFYLFYGPRGTGKTSASRIFAAALNCLSLEEQKPCGLCRQCVLFFSGRSKDVKEVDSLRINRTDKVKSLVKNAFTAPVSSRFKVYIIDECQLLNGETWMTLLNSLDSVSQQVVFVMITPDLDKLPRSVVTRAQRYHFAKIKDADIASRLKRICAEEGLESEQDALDFIATKSCGSLRDAEMMLDQLSLIGKKITISLAYELTGVISDDELLDLLDLSLSSDTSNTVIRARELLRSRIDPLQLISQLANLIMDILAGKCELGGSEIRRRFFDRHVSESSMQKLSHALRILSDTEKQLRISKNQTTWFTAALLQLSSIEYSSVDTNDTKLCIRAASNRGGDLCSTSSTGESLKQLATSQCDEKSYKIEVQEDDKATLDSIWYKAAEICQSRRLKAFLMKQGKLSSVCINQGLAVVELEFNHRAYVTRAEKSWKQIASSLQFILGCNIELRINHVPCTSDSKYAKLKRSSFNFFNCSRRILRKSLSSDEKECESDYADYTSQKPMMMDKTLSRSSDCGYHGMEVVTTLRSCEGNLLSSGKIILNRIADQQIPRISFSRVESVKEEGYNCEHLASSTLDLDHRSNCFPRTLWLHRKLSSSYASKQKDFCFINPQVQMF from the exons ATGGATGGTAGGAGGCATTCTGTGGACGTTCCTATTTCTAAAACTCTTGTAGCACTAAGGAGAGTAAGGTCATTAAGGGATCCTTCAACAAATGGTATTAGCAAGTTATCTCCTTTGATTGATAATGGATGTTGGGAAAATGGGATTTCTTTGAGGTTTCTTAATGCTCCTTATGAATgtgattttgatgataataatggTTATTTAAGGTCAAAGGGTTTAGATTTTAAGGAACATAGAGGGCATGCTACTActaaatttgaaatgaattgTCACATGATGAACTATTGTGAGGAACATCAACAAGATGATGGAAATAAATCCCCAAAAGAAAGCTGTTGTAGCAACCATGAAGCTAAAGGATTGGATTTGGTTTCCATTAACCCTTCTAGTAATCATTTGAAGGATGAGGAATCATGCTATTTATCAACTGCATTGTCATCACAATTTAGGAGAATAGATCATTCAAAGTCCAACAGAAAGTTACTGCGGAAAAATCGAGTGAAACCTTCTGAATTGACGGGTGATAATGCAAGCTGTATTAGGAGTCCATGCATTTCGGTTGACAATGCTCTATCACCTCATAGTGTCTCAACACATACACCTCAAGACGTTGATGTTGATGTTTTAGTTGATTACCATGGATGTGGAATAAGCTGTTGTTGGTCGAAGTCGCCGAGGTTTAGAGACTCAAATCATTATTCTGAAATGGAAGGCCTTCCTTTGATGTTGCAGCATGCTAATGAGACAGATTTCCTTGAACATAAAAGCATGATACACATTGGTGGTGAAATTAGTCCAACATTAGAAACTCCTAGAAGTTTATCTATGAAATTCAGGCCAAAATCTTTTGATGATTTGATCGGACAAAATGTGGTTGGGAAGTCTCTTTTGAGTGCCATCTGTAGAGGAAGGATACCATCATTTTATCTCTTCTATGGTCCTCGCGGCACGGGCAAGACCTCTGCATCAAGGATATTTGCTGCTGCGCTGAATTGCCTCTCCCTCGAGGAGCAAAAGCCGTGTGGTTTGTGTAGACAATGTGTTTTGTTCTTTTCTGGAAGAAGTAAAGATGTTAAGGAAGTGGACTCTCTGAGAATTAATCGCACAGACAAAGTTAAATCCCTTGTTAAGAATGCATTCACAGCTCCGGTTTCCTCGCGTTTTAAGGTGTACATTATTGATGAGTGCCAGTTATTGAATGGTGAAACATGGATGACTCTTTTGAATAGCCTAGATAGTGTTTCTCAGCAAGTGGTTTTTGTGATGATCACTCCTGATTTGGATAAGCTTCCACGAAGTGTGGTTACCCGAGCTCAAAGGTATCACTTTGCAAAGATTAAAGATGCAGACATTGCAAGTAGATTGAAAAGAATATGTGCTGAAGAGGGTCTTGAATCTGAACAAGATGCTTTGGATTTCATTGCTACTAAATCATGTGGTTCTCTTAGGGATGCAGAAATGATGCTTGATCAGCTTAGTTTGATTggtaaaaaaatcacaatttccTTAGCCTATGAGCTT ACTGGTGTCATATCGGATGATGAGTTGCTTGATTTGTTGGACCTATCTTTGTCATCGGACACTTCAAATACGGTTATAAGAGCGCGGGAGCTGTTGAGATCAAGGATAGATCCTTTACAACTTATATCTCAGTTGGCGAATCTTATTATGGACATTCTTGCAGGAAAATGTGAACTTGGTGGTTCTGAAATCAGAAGAAGATTTTTTGACAGGCATGTTT CGGAATCAAGCATGCAGAAACTTAGTCATGCATTGAGAATACTTTCTGATACAGAGAAGCAATTGAGAATTTCTAAGAATCAAACAACATGGTTCACTGCAGCTCTTCTACAGTTGAGCTCTATAGAATATTCATCTGTGGATACCAATGATACCAAGTTGTGTATAAGAGCTGCATCCAATAGAG GTGGTGATTTATGCAGTACATCGTCTACAGGTGAAAGCCTGAAGCAACTTGCTACAAGTCAATGTGATGAGAAGTCATATAAAATAGAAGTACAAGAAGATGACAAAGCAACATTAGATTCCATATGGTATAAAGCTGCAGAGATATGTCAATCTAGAAGGCTCAAGGCTTTTCTCATGAAGCAAGGGAAGTTGTCCTCAGTTTGTATTAACCAAG GTCTTGCAGTTGTGGAGCTGGAGTTCAACCATCGCGCCTATGTAACTCGAGCCGAGAAGTCGTGGAAACAAATTGCAAGTTCTCTGCAGTTCATATTAGGTTGTAACATTGAGCTCAGAATCAACCATGTACCTTGTACATCAGATTCCaagtatgctaagttgaaaagGTCATCTTTCAATTTCTTCAATTGTTCGCGCAGAATTCTACGAAAATCACTATCATCCGATGAAAAAGAATGTGAATCAGACTATGCTGATTACACCTCTCAAAAGCCTATGATGATGGACAAAACTCTATCCCGCTCCTCCGATTGCGGATACCATGGAATGGAGGTGGTAACAACTCTAAGAAGCTGTGAAGGGAATTTACTAAGCTCAGGGAAAATAATTCTGAACAGGATTGCAGATCAACAAATTCCAAGGATTTCTTTTTCTAGAGTTGAATCTGTCAAAGAAGAGGGGTACAATTGTGAGCATCTTGCTTCATCAACACTTGATTTAGATCATCGTTCCAACTGTTTTCCTCGAACACTTTGGCTTCATAGAAAATTATCTTCTTCATATGCATCAAAACAGAAGGACTTTTGTTTTATCAATCCTCAAGTACAAATGTTCTGA
- the LOC101495970 gene encoding MA3 DOMAIN-CONTAINING TRANSLATION REGULATORY FACTOR 1-like gives MASNEGFLTDGQREMLKIASQNAENLSSSPKSPSSLLSDHHIKAPAGGKAQTAGIAVRHVRRSHSGKYGRAKKDGAGGKGTWGKLMDTDVDSHIDRNDPNYDSGEEPYQLVGSTVTDPLDEFKKAVVSLIEEYFSNGDVDLAASDLRELGSSEYYPYFIKRLVSMAMDRHDKEKEMASVLLSALYADVISPTQIRDGFFMLIESADDLAVDILDAVDILALFLARAVVDDILPPAFLARARKALPESSKGVQVIQTAEKSYLSAPHHAELVERRWGGSTHITVEEVKKKIADLLREYVDSGETLEACRCIRELGVSFFHHEVVKKAMVLAMEIPSAEPLLLKLLKEAAEEGLVSSSQMVKGFSRLAEGLDDLALDIPSAKVLFQSFVPKAISEGWLDASFTNPAGEDGDYQVEDEKVRKYKKEVVTIIHEYFHSDDIPELIRSLEDLGVPEYNSIFLKKLITLAMDRKNREKEMASVLLSALHIEIFSTEDIVNGFVLLLENAEDTTLDILDASKELALFLARAVIDDVLAPLNLEEIGSRLPPKGSGSETVRMARTLIAARHAGERLLRCWGGGTGWAVEDAKDKIMKLLEEYESGGVVSEACQCIRDLGMPFFNHEVVKKALVMAMEKKNDRMLDLLQECFSEGLITINQMTKGFTRINDGLDDLALDIPNAKEKFAFYVEYAQTKGWLLPSFDSSASDV, from the exons ATGGCGTCCAACGAGGGATTTCTGACTGATGGACAGAGGGAAATGTTGAAAATTGCTAGTCAAAATGCTGAGAATCTGTCGTCATCACCGAAGTCACCATCGTCCTTACTTTCTGATCATCACATCAAAGCCCCTGCTGGTGGTAAGGCTCAAACTGCTGGGATAGCTGTGAGGCATGTCCGACGGTCGCACTCTGGAAAGTATGGGCGGGCGAAGAAGG ATGGTGCTGGTGGTAAGGGCACCTGGGGAAAATTGATGGACACAGATGTTGATTCTCACATAGACCGCAATGATCCAAATTATGACAGTGGCGAG GAACCCTATCAGCTGGTTGGATCTACTGTTACTGACCCCTTGGATGAATTCAAGAAAGCAGTGGTATCTCTCATAGAAGAATACTTCAGTAATGGGGATGTAGATTTGGCAGCATCTGATCTCAGAGAACTTGGCTCAAGTGAATATTATCCATACTTCATTAAGCGACTTGTTTCCATGGCAATGGACAGGCATGATAAGGAGAAAGAAATGGCTTCTGTTCTGCTTTCAGCATTGTATGCTGATGTCATTAGTCCCACACAGATTAGGGATGGATTTTTTATGCTTATTGAATCTGCTGATGATCTTGCAGTGGATATCCTGGATGCAGTTGACATCCTTGCTTTATTCCTGGCACGTGCTGTTGTTGATGACATTCTTCCTCCAGCCTTTCTTGCAAGAGCAAGGAAGGCTCTTCCAGAATCTTCCAAGGGAGTTCAGGTAATCCAGACTGCTGAGAAGAGTTATCTCTCAGCTCCACACCATGCAGAACTTGTGGAAAGACGATGGGGTGGTAGCACTCACATTACTGTTGAAGAAGTGAAGAAAAAGATTGCTGATTTACTTCGAGAATATGTGGATAGCGGTGAGACACTTGAAGCCTGTAGATGCATACGTGAGTTGGGAGTTTCTTTCTTCCATCACGAGGTTGTGAAGAAGGCTATGGTACTTGCCATGGAGATTCCTTCTGCAGAACCTCTACTGTTGAAGCTATTAAAAGAAGCAGCCGAAGAAGGACTAGTAAGTTCCAGCCAAATGGTGAAAGGGTTTTCCCGATTGGCAGAAGGTCTAGATGATCTTGCTCTTGATATTCCATCAGCTAAAGTCTTATTTCAGTCATTTGTCCCCAAAGCAATCTCTGAAGGATGGCTTGATGCTTCCTTTACCAATCCAGCTGGTGAAGATGGGGATTACCAAGTTGAAGATGAGAAAGTGAGGAAGTACAAAAAGGAAGTTGTGACTATAATTCATGAGTATTTTCACTCTGATGACATTCCTGAACTCATTCGAAGTCTAGAAGATCTTGGAGTTCCCGAGTATAACTCAATATTTTTGAAGAAGCTAATAACACTTGCAATGGACCGAAAGAACAGAGAAAAGGAAATGGCATCTGTTTTGCTATCTGCACTTCATATAGAGATATTCTCAACGGAGGATATAGTTAATGGTTTTGTCTTGCTTCTGGAAAATGCAGAAGATACAACACTGGATATACTGGATGCTTCAAAAGAACTTGCTCTTTTCTTAGCTCGGGCTGTGATTGATGATGTACTTGCCCCATTGAACTTGGAGGAAATTGGCAGCAGGCTACCACCAAAGGGCAGTGGTAGTGAAACTGTGCGTATGGCTCGAACACTCATTGCTGCTCGTCACGCGGGTGAAAGGCTTTTGAGATGCTGGGGTGGGGGAACTGGATGGGCTGTGGAGGATGCTAAGGACAAGATCATGAAGCTCTTGGAGGAGTACGAAAGTGGTGGGGTTGTCAGTGAAGCATGCCAATGTATTCGCGACTTGGGTATGCCTTTCTTCAACCACGAGGTAGTGAAGAAAGCCTTGGTTATGGCCAtggagaagaagaatgataggATGCTAGATCTGCTGCAGGAGTGCTTTAGTGAAGGCTTAATCACCATCAATCAGATGACTAAAGGATTCACTCGAATTAATGATGGTCTTGATGATTTGGCTCTGGACATCCCAAACGCAAAGGAAAAATTTGCTTTCTATGTGGAGTATGCCCAGACGAAGGGCTGGCTTCTACCATCATTTGATTCCTCTGCCTCAGATGTGTAA